The following coding sequences are from one Eulemur rufifrons isolate Redbay unplaced genomic scaffold, OSU_ERuf_1 scaffold_114, whole genome shotgun sequence window:
- the LOC138379653 gene encoding chromatin target of PRMT1 protein-like isoform X1, translating to MAAQSAPKVVLKSTTKMSLNERFTNMLKNKQPMPVNIRASMQQQQQLASARNRRLAQQMENRPSVQAALKLKQSLKQHLGKSNIQARLGRPIGTLARGAIGGRGLPIIQRGLPRGGLRGGRATRTLLRGGMSLRGQNLLRGGRAVAPRMGLRRGGVRGRGGPGRGGLGRGAMGHGGIGGRGRGMIGQGRGGFGGRGRGRGRGRGALARPVLTKEHLDNQLDAYMSKTKGHLDAELDAYMAQTDPETND from the exons ATGGCTGCACAGTCAGCGCCGAAAGTTGTGCTAAAAAGCACCACCAAGATGTCTCTAAATGAGCG CTTTACTAATATGCTGAAGAACAAACAACCGATGCCAGTGAATATTCGGGCTTCGATGCAGCAACAACAGCAGCTGGCCAGTGCCAGAAACAGAAGACTGGCCCAGCAGATGGAGAATAGACCCTCTGTCCAGGCAGCATTAAAACTTAAACAGAGCTTAAAGCAGCACCTGGGTAAGAGTAACATCCAGGCACGGTTAGGCCGACCCATAGGGACCCTGGCCAGGGGAGCAATCGGAGGACGAGGCCTACCCATAATCCAGAGAGGCTTGCCCAGAGGAGGACTGCGTGGGGGACGTGCCACCAGAACCCTACTTAGGGGCGGGATGTCGCTCCGAGGTCAAAACCTGCTCCGAGGTGGACGAGCCGTAGCTCCCCGAATGGGCTTAAGAAGAGGTGGTGTTCGAGGTCGTGGAGGTCCTGGGAGAGGGGGCCTAGGGCGTGGAGCTATGGGTCATGGCGGAATCGGTGGTAGAGGTCGGGGTATGATAGGTCAGGGAAGAGGGGGCTTTGGAGGCAGAGGCCGAGGCCGTGGACGAGGGAGAGGTGCCCTTGCTCGCCCTGTGTTGACGAAGGAGCATCTGGACAACCAATTAGATGCATACATGTCGAAAACAAAAGGACACCTGGATGCCGAGTTGGATGCCTACATGGCGCAGACAGATCCTGAAACCAATGATTGA
- the LOC138379653 gene encoding chromatin target of PRMT1 protein-like isoform X2: protein MAAQSAPKVVLKSTTKMSLNERFTNMLKNKQPMPVNIRASMQQQQQLASARNRRLAQQMENRPSVQAALKLKQSLKQHLGKSNIQARLGRPIGTLARGAIGGRGLPIIQRGLPRGGLRGGRATRTLLRGGMSLRGRGMIGQGRGGFGGRGRGRGRGRGALARPVLTKEHLDNQLDAYMSKTKGHLDAELDAYMAQTDPETND from the exons ATGGCTGCACAGTCAGCGCCGAAAGTTGTGCTAAAAAGCACCACCAAGATGTCTCTAAATGAGCG CTTTACTAATATGCTGAAGAACAAACAACCGATGCCAGTGAATATTCGGGCTTCGATGCAGCAACAACAGCAGCTGGCCAGTGCCAGAAACAGAAGACTGGCCCAGCAGATGGAGAATAGACCCTCTGTCCAGGCAGCATTAAAACTTAAACAGAGCTTAAAGCAGCACCTGGGTAAGAGTAACATCCAGGCACGGTTAGGCCGACCCATAGGGACCCTGGCCAGGGGAGCAATCGGAGGACGAGGCCTACCCATAATCCAGAGAGGCTTGCCCAGAGGAGGACTGCGTGGGGGACGTGCCACCAGAACCCTACTTAGGGGCGGGATGTCGCTCCGAG GTCGGGGTATGATAGGTCAGGGAAGAGGGGGCTTTGGAGGCAGAGGCCGAGGCCGTGGACGAGGGAGAGGTGCCCTTGCTCGCCCTGTGTTGACGAAGGAGCATCTGGACAACCAATTAGATGCATACATGTCGAAAACAAAAGGACACCTGGATGCCGAGTTGGATGCCTACATGGCGCAGACAGATCCTGAAACCAATGATTGA